Below is a genomic region from candidate division KSB1 bacterium.
GGAATGGGACCAACAGTCAGGACCAAGCGGTTGCACCAGGATTGTATTTCTGCCAGCTTCATACGAATGGAGTGCAAAAGACCCGGCCGATTATCTTGTTGAGATGAATTCTGATATTATAGCGATTTAGCCAATCAATCGAAGTAATTTCGATTTGAGCTTTGCCGCTTTGTTTTGAAATAGCCCAGACATTCAACAAGCTGAACAATGCAAATCGTATCATTCAATTGAAGATCAAAAAGGAAAAGTAATTCATTATGAAATCGATCCAACAATTTTTTTTAATAATCATCCTCATAGTCGTCTTCTCAAAAAACGATACCTTGTTCGGCCAATCGCTTGTGATCAACGAAGTGATGGCGTCCAATGGCGCCACAATTCGTGATGAAGATGGCGATACACCCGATTGGATCGAACTTTATAATCGCGGTCAGCAGCCGATTGATCTGAACGGCTTCGGGCTCTCGGATGACGCAACCGCCCCGTATAAATGGACTTTTCCCGCCATATCCTTGCCTCCAAATCAGTTCCTTTTAGTATTCGCATCGAACAAAGATCGGCGTAACTGGCTGAATTGGGAGACCATAATTGATAAAGGGGATCAGTGGCGCTATCGCCTGGGAACATCAGAGCCACCCCCCAATTGGCGCGCCCGAGAATTTGATGATTCGAATTGGTATTTGGGTCCTAGTGGCTTCGGCTACGGCGACAATGACGATGCGACGACGGTCCCGCAAGTGATGTCCGTTTATGTTCGAAAAAGCTTTTTCATCGCAGATAAAAACCAGATCGTTCGGGCGCTGCTTCATGTGGATTTTGATGATGGCTTTGTAGCCTATCTCAATGACAGAGAGATCGCCCGCTCGAATATCGGCACTTACGGCGATCATCCTGCTTATAATCAAACAGCCTGGACCTATCGGGAAGCGCAAATGTATCAGGGCGGGACACCAGAGGAATACGAATTGTTAAATCCTCCCGCAGTTTTTGAAACGGGGAAAAATGTTTTAGCCATCCAGGTTCACAATTCCGGACCCGAGTCATCTGACCTTAGCCTGATCCCGTTTTTGACTATCGGTTCCAGCGCTCCGATTACAGGCAATCCCCGCGGAGTCTCCCGCTTTTTAAATCTGAAACCCGATTATTTGCATACCAACTTTAAGATCAATGCGTCTGGTGAGATCATTTCGCTGCATGACGCTCATGGCCATTTAATAGACCAAATTGAATTAGGCCCCTTGCCGACTGATGTGTCCTTTGGTCGCCAACCAGATGCCGGCAGCAATTGGTTCTATTTTTTACAACCGACTCCAAAAACCTCAAACACGACTGTTGGTTATCGAAATCTACCAGGAGAGCCAGCCTTTTCACATGCGAGTGGTTTTTATACGACCAGTTTGCTCATTTCCATTTCTGCCAGTGATCCGCAAAATGAAATCTACTACACATTAGATGGCTCGGTCCCTTCGAAGAATTCGCAGCGCTATCTCTCCCCTATCTCTATCTCCAAAACGACAGTGGTAAGAGCCCGTGAATTCAGCCCAGACGGCTCTGCCAGCGCTACCGTGACGCGAAATTATTTAATCAACGAGACCATCCGATTGCCAGTCGTTTGTCTTACGACTGATCCATACAATTTATGGGATCCAGATTCTGGCATTTATGTTTTAGGAAAAAATTATGACCCGAGCCCGCCGCATTATGGGGCGAACTTTTGGCAAGATTGGGAGCGACCAGTCCATGTCGATTTTTTTGAACCTGGCGGTGCTTTGGGTTTTAGTTTGAACGCAGGGATGAAAATCTTTGGGGGCTGGACTCGAGATTTTGCCCAAAAATCCCTCGCCATTTTCGCTCGAAGCCGATATGGCACGAGTGAAATCCAATATCAGCTTTTTCCTGATAAGCCGATCGATCACTTTGAGTCTTTCGTTTTGCGCAACTCTGGAAACGATTGGTCGTCCACCATGTTTCGCGATGGCATGATGCAAAATCTGCTCAATGGGACAGATCTGGACCTGGTAGCTTACCGCCCCGCCGTGGTTTTTCTCAATGGCCAGTATTGGGGCATCTTGAATATCCGCGAAAAAATTAATGAACATTATCTGGCCGCCAATCGCCATGTTGATCCCGATGAGCTAGATCTTTTGGAAAACAACATCCAGTTGATTCATGGAGATGCCACTCATTATCAGACAATGCTGAACTATATGACGACTCACGATATCCGGCTCAGCACTGTTTATGATAGCGTCAAAAAAATGATGGATATAGCCAATTTCATGGATTATCAAATTGCCCAGATCTACTTTGACAATAGGGACTGGCCAGGGAACAATGTCAAATATTGGCGACCTCGAACTTCAGAGGGTCGTTGGAAATGGATCGTTTTTGACACCGATTTCGGCTTTGGCCTATGGAACGCCGCTGCCTATCGTGATAACACCCTCGAATTCGCTACGGAGGCGAATGGCCCGGATTGGCCAAACCCGCCATGGTCCACATTTTTGCTGCGACGCCTGCTCGAAAATCCTCAGTTTAAGAACGATTTCATCAACCGATTTGCTGATCATCTCAATGCGACCTTTGAGCCCAAACGGGTCATTCAAAAAATCGATAGTATCAAGACAATTCTGCAATTAGAAATTCCACGGCATCAATTGCGCTGGCGTGACTCGGCCCGAAATTGGGCACAAAATGTCCAGAACCTGAAGCAGTTCGCCACCTATCGCCCCAATTTTGTCAGAACGCATTTGATCGGCAAATTCAATCTGAATGGGATTGCGCGCGTGTCGCTTCAAGTCATCCCTCCGAACTCAGGGATCGTTCGTTTGAACTCATTGCGATTAACCAATTTTCCATGGCAGGGCGATTACTTTCAGAAAGTTCCGATTCAAATTACGGCTATCCCAAATCCTGGATTCCGATTCGTCGGCTGGTCCGATACATCGTTGAGCAATCATGAACAGATCATTTTGAATCTTTCTCAAGATCTGTCTTTGATCGCTAAGTTCGAGCCAATTGACATCACCCCGGTTGTTCAAAGCGAAAATCCAAGACGAGTATGCCAGCTCAAACAAAACTATCCTAATCCATTCAATGCTGCCACAATCATAGAGTTCGAGCTGGCACAGGGTGGTTTGGTTACCCTTGAAATTTTCAACCTATCTGGCCAAAAGGTCGCAACCTTTGTGAATAAAGAATTGTCCCATGGTCACTATCAGTTCGAGTGGCAACCACAGTCCAATACAATGCTCTCTAGTGCGATTTATCTAGCAAAAATCAAAGTGATTTCTCACACGGCTCGCTACGAGGAGACAAAAAAGCTGATTTATTTAAAATAGCCCTTAACGGTCAATTTGCTGTGTAGATTATTGCTGTCAATCCTAGCGTGAAAAATAGAGAAAAATTAGGGTAGAAATGGTAATATTTGCAGATCGACCGTCGTCAAAAAACAAAACGTGAGACGCTGGTTCGTTTCAAAGCCAGACAAGTCTCACGTTTTGTGTCATGGTGGATACTAACTTTTTCGTTGCCATTTTCCGTGGAAGAAGCCGCGTTCTGAACTTTTGGTGCTAACCTTCCAATAGCCAGATATGGTTCCGATTGTGGTTAAAGATCGATTCACCCAGCGGCCTTTGAACCAGCCATTCGTTTCGTTGGAATCGTCATTTCCCCAATTTCCGGCCAGTATCCCTCCGAATTGTCCGTTCAGTGAGATATATTTGCCAAAGAACACTTTCTCACCCAGGCGATTGATCCCCCAGATGCCTTTTATATGCCCTACACGGGTCCCGATTTCATCAATCCAGCGCCCCCGAAAAACGCCACCGTGTTCTCTTGTTTTGAGCCATTTTCCCTCCACAAAACCTCCGCCGAGACGGATGATTTGCTTGCTATACGCCTGGATTGACACTTGGTGCCCTTGCGGTGTGACCGTTTCAACCAGTTGTAACGAATCCAGTTCGTCAAAGCTGAAGGTCTTGGAATACAAAGAAGTGGTAAAAGTAAATGCCCCTGGAACGTTCAGCGTATCCTTGTCCACGATGACCAGCAAAATACCGTCGAGATGCGTGACAGTATTTGAAACCCACTGCACGGTGCGACGATCGGATCGCGGCAAGACAATGTGGTCGTTCTGGTTCCGCTCAAATAAGATGGTCTTCATAATCCCCAACTTACCCCGCGTAATTGTGGCTGATCCACCCCAATTCACCACGTCCGTGGCAGTCGAATCACCTTGGAGCAATCCCCAAGCGATCCGAACATAATAAACTTTAGTGGCATTTGATGCCAGATCGTTAGCAAATGAAGGATCGGTGCTGATGATATCA
It encodes:
- a CDS encoding CotH kinase family protein — translated: MKSIQQFFLIIILIVVFSKNDTLFGQSLVINEVMASNGATIRDEDGDTPDWIELYNRGQQPIDLNGFGLSDDATAPYKWTFPAISLPPNQFLLVFASNKDRRNWLNWETIIDKGDQWRYRLGTSEPPPNWRAREFDDSNWYLGPSGFGYGDNDDATTVPQVMSVYVRKSFFIADKNQIVRALLHVDFDDGFVAYLNDREIARSNIGTYGDHPAYNQTAWTYREAQMYQGGTPEEYELLNPPAVFETGKNVLAIQVHNSGPESSDLSLIPFLTIGSSAPITGNPRGVSRFLNLKPDYLHTNFKINASGEIISLHDAHGHLIDQIELGPLPTDVSFGRQPDAGSNWFYFLQPTPKTSNTTVGYRNLPGEPAFSHASGFYTTSLLISISASDPQNEIYYTLDGSVPSKNSQRYLSPISISKTTVVRAREFSPDGSASATVTRNYLINETIRLPVVCLTTDPYNLWDPDSGIYVLGKNYDPSPPHYGANFWQDWERPVHVDFFEPGGALGFSLNAGMKIFGGWTRDFAQKSLAIFARSRYGTSEIQYQLFPDKPIDHFESFVLRNSGNDWSSTMFRDGMMQNLLNGTDLDLVAYRPAVVFLNGQYWGILNIREKINEHYLAANRHVDPDELDLLENNIQLIHGDATHYQTMLNYMTTHDIRLSTVYDSVKKMMDIANFMDYQIAQIYFDNRDWPGNNVKYWRPRTSEGRWKWIVFDTDFGFGLWNAAAYRDNTLEFATEANGPDWPNPPWSTFLLRRLLENPQFKNDFINRFADHLNATFEPKRVIQKIDSIKTILQLEIPRHQLRWRDSARNWAQNVQNLKQFATYRPNFVRTHLIGKFNLNGIARVSLQVIPPNSGIVRLNSLRLTNFPWQGDYFQKVPIQITAIPNPGFRFVGWSDTSLSNHEQIILNLSQDLSLIAKFEPIDITPVVQSENPRRVCQLKQNYPNPFNAATIIEFELAQGGLVTLEIFNLSGQKVATFVNKELSHGHYQFEWQPQSNTMLSSAIYLAKIKVISHTARYEETKKLIYLK